A section of the Hemibagrus wyckioides isolate EC202008001 linkage group LG04, SWU_Hwy_1.0, whole genome shotgun sequence genome encodes:
- the hsbp1b gene encoding heat shock factor-binding protein 1b gives MAETDPKSVQDLTAVVQTLLQQMQDKFQTMSDQIIGRIDEMSTRIDDLEKNIADLMTQAGVEEAEGENKAKEGEAS, from the exons ATGGCAGAGACAGATCCGAAATCAGTGCAAGACCTGACAGCAGTG GTGCAGACGTTGCTGCAGCAGATGCAGGACAAATTCCAGACGATGTCAGATCAAATCATCGGGAGAA TCGATGAGATGAGCACACGCATCGATGACCTGGAGAAGAACATCGCTGACCTGATGACTCAGGCTGGGGTAGAGGAAGCAGAAGGAGAGAACAAGGCCAAAGAAGGCGAAGCTTCTTAA